A DNA window from Capnocytophaga sp. ARDL2 contains the following coding sequences:
- a CDS encoding RecQ family ATP-dependent DNA helicase, which yields MKSNEIDLHKELKKHFGFSQFKGLQKSVIESVISKQNTFVIMPTGGGKSLCYQLPALILPGTAIVISPLIALMKNQVDVVRSLSNENGIAHVLNSSLNKTEINQVKKDIADGVTKLLFVAPESLTKDEYTDFLKCTTISFVAIDEAHCISEWGHDFRPEYRNIKSIIQKIGDIPIVGLTATATPKVQEDILKNLDMPDANVFKASFNRPNLYYEVRPKTKNIDTDIIKFINGFKGKSGVIYCLSRKKVEEITQLLQVNGFKAIAYHAGLDAKTRAKHQDMFLMEEADVVVATIAFGMGIDKPDVRFVIHYDIPKSLESYYQETGRAGRDGGEGYCLAFYCYKDIEKLEKFMTGKPLAEQEIGNALLQEVVAYAETTVSRRKFLLHYFGEEFDEINGDGANMDDNTRNPKEQVEAKENVIKLLKVIEETKQLYKSKEVIYTLIGKVNSVIKSYKIDAQPFFGSGNDMDERYWMALIRQVMVHGLIRKEIESYGVLKLTEKGNDFLKNPSSFLMTKDHNYDEISTDTTGVNNKALVADEKLIAMLKDLRRKVAKKMEVPPFVVFQDPSLEDMALKYPITIEELSNVHGVSESKAKKYGKEFVALIDKYVEEFDILRPDDLVFKSTGANSSNKLYIIQSIDRKLPLNDIASAKGLDMNALIKDMELIVYSGTKLNINYWIEEILDEDQQDEIYDYFMDADTDDIDTALKEFDGDYDIEELRLMRIKFISEVAN from the coding sequence ATGAAATCAAACGAAATTGACTTACATAAGGAATTAAAAAAACATTTCGGTTTTTCTCAATTCAAGGGGTTACAAAAATCCGTGATAGAAAGTGTCATTTCAAAGCAGAATACCTTTGTAATTATGCCTACGGGTGGAGGAAAGTCGTTGTGTTATCAACTTCCAGCGTTAATTTTACCAGGTACAGCCATTGTCATCTCTCCGCTGATTGCTCTGATGAAAAATCAGGTGGATGTTGTGCGTTCGCTTTCCAACGAAAATGGTATCGCTCATGTGTTGAACTCATCTCTCAACAAAACTGAAATCAATCAGGTGAAAAAGGACATTGCAGACGGTGTGACCAAACTCTTGTTTGTGGCTCCTGAATCTCTTACCAAGGATGAATACACCGATTTCTTAAAATGTACGACTATTTCATTTGTTGCCATTGATGAGGCTCACTGTATTTCGGAATGGGGACACGACTTTAGACCCGAATACCGCAACATCAAAAGCATTATTCAAAAAATTGGAGATATTCCAATCGTAGGTCTTACGGCTACTGCTACTCCAAAGGTTCAAGAAGATATCTTGAAAAACCTCGATATGCCCGATGCCAATGTATTCAAAGCGTCGTTCAACAGACCCAACCTTTATTACGAAGTACGCCCAAAAACCAAAAATATAGATACTGACATCATCAAATTTATCAACGGTTTTAAAGGAAAATCGGGGGTAATTTATTGTTTGAGTAGAAAAAAAGTTGAAGAAATCACGCAATTGTTGCAAGTAAATGGTTTCAAAGCTATTGCTTATCACGCAGGATTGGATGCAAAAACCCGTGCTAAACATCAAGATATGTTTTTGATGGAAGAGGCAGATGTGGTGGTAGCTACGATTGCCTTTGGTATGGGAATCGACAAACCCGATGTGCGTTTTGTGATTCACTACGACATTCCAAAATCATTGGAAAGTTATTACCAAGAAACAGGTCGTGCGGGTCGTGATGGCGGTGAAGGGTATTGCTTGGCTTTTTATTGCTACAAAGACATCGAAAAATTGGAAAAATTTATGACCGGAAAGCCTTTGGCAGAGCAAGAAATCGGAAATGCTTTGTTGCAAGAAGTGGTGGCGTATGCCGAAACTACTGTTTCGCGTCGTAAGTTTTTATTGCATTATTTTGGAGAAGAATTTGACGAAATCAATGGCGATGGTGCCAATATGGACGACAACACACGCAACCCTAAAGAACAAGTAGAAGCTAAAGAAAATGTTATCAAACTACTGAAAGTCATAGAAGAAACCAAACAATTATACAAATCAAAAGAAGTTATTTATACCTTAATAGGAAAAGTAAATTCTGTCATAAAATCGTACAAAATCGATGCACAGCCATTTTTTGGTTCTGGAAATGATATGGACGAAAGATATTGGATGGCATTGATTAGACAAGTGATGGTTCACGGATTGATTCGCAAAGAAATAGAATCGTATGGCGTATTGAAATTGACGGAAAAAGGTAATGATTTTTTGAAAAATCCTTCTTCATTCCTTATGACCAAAGACCACAATTACGATGAAATTTCTACCGATACCACGGGTGTAAACAACAAAGCCTTGGTTGCCGACGAAAAACTCATCGCTATGTTGAAAGATTTGCGTAGAAAGGTAGCTAAAAAAATGGAAGTTCCTCCGTTTGTGGTGTTCCAAGACCCATCGTTGGAAGATATGGCATTGAAATATCCGATTACCATTGAAGAATTGTCTAATGTACATGGAGTTTCTGAAAGTAAAGCGAAAAAATATGGGAAAGAATTTGTTGCTTTGATTGACAAATATGTAGAAGAATTTGACATTTTACGCCCAGATGATTTAGTTTTCAAATCGACAGGTGCAAATTCGAGCAACAAATTGTACATTATCCAAAGCATTGACAGAAAATTGCCATTAAACGACATTGCATCTGCCAAAGGATTGGATATGAATGCGTTGATTAAAGACATGGAACTCATCGTTTACTCGGGTACAAAGTTGAACATCAACTATTGGATAGAGGAAATTCTCGACGAAGATCAGCAAGATGAGATTTACGATTATTTCATGGATGCCGATACAGATGATATTGACACGGCTTTGAAAGAATTTGATGGAGATTACGATATCGAAGAATTGCGTCTAATGCGTATCAAATTTATTAGTGAAGTAGCGAATTAA
- the tatC gene encoding twin-arginine translocase subunit TatC: MSHLVDKEMSLLEHLGELRKMIMRSVLGIIIFGIVAVFIKDFIFDSVIFGPKKANFISYQWFCQVGMDSFCGKVLPFSLENRTMDGQFSVMMWTCITAGFIMSFPWILYQLWLFISPALYQNERKYAVWFIIVSSILFFLGVLFGYFILLPLSLDFLSGISVSDEIKNDIDVKSYIGMVKTTSLATGLIFELPVVIFFLAKLGLVSDLFLKEYRKYAIILILILAAIITPPDFISQIIVAIPMLILYEISIFIAKFVQPKQKV, from the coding sequence ATGAGCCATTTGGTAGATAAAGAAATGTCGTTGTTAGAACATTTGGGCGAATTGCGAAAAATGATCATGCGTAGTGTATTGGGTATCATCATTTTTGGAATTGTAGCTGTATTTATAAAAGATTTTATTTTTGATTCAGTAATATTTGGACCTAAAAAGGCAAATTTTATTTCCTATCAATGGTTTTGTCAAGTAGGAATGGACAGTTTTTGTGGTAAAGTATTGCCCTTTTCATTGGAAAACCGTACGATGGACGGACAATTTTCTGTGATGATGTGGACATGTATTACTGCTGGATTTATCATGTCATTTCCATGGATTTTGTATCAATTGTGGTTGTTTATTAGTCCGGCTTTGTATCAAAATGAGAGAAAATATGCTGTGTGGTTTATCATTGTTTCGAGCATTTTGTTTTTCTTGGGAGTGTTATTTGGATATTTTATCCTCTTACCTTTGTCATTGGACTTTTTATCTGGAATTTCGGTAAGTGATGAAATCAAAAATGATATCGATGTGAAGTCATATATCGGAATGGTAAAGACAACCTCATTGGCAACTGGCTTGATTTTTGAGTTGCCAGTAGTAATTTTTTTTCTTGCTAAATTAGGTTTGGTAAGTGATTTATTTTTAAAGGAATATAGAAAATATGCTATCATATTGATATTGATTTTAGCAGCAATAATTACCCCACCAGATTTTATTAGTCAAATTATTGTAGCAATTCCTATGTTAATATTATATGAAATAAGTATCTTTATAGCCAAATTTGTACAGCCAAAACAAAAAGTG
- a CDS encoding SIS domain-containing protein has protein sequence MFSTKEIIDTAKTVLVSESESVVKSIDFLDEHFSKAVETIYHTKGRLIVTGIGKSAHIGAKIVATLNSTGTPAVFLHAAEAVHGDLGMITQDDTILCISKSGNSPEIKALVPLLKRDGNPLIGMTADENSFLGKESDFVINCFVEREICPNNLAPTNSTVVQLALGDAIAICLMKMRKFTAENFAKFHPGGSLGKKLLLKVKDIFSETAQPKVSPSAGIQEIIYEISSKRLGVTAVLDNRQLVGIITDGDIRRMLEKSVDIYKVKAEEIMTKNPRTISSDLLVSNALNEMENNKITQLVVMEGTEYKGIVHLHDILKEGIV, from the coding sequence GTGTTTTCAACGAAAGAAATAATAGATACTGCAAAAACTGTTTTGGTGTCTGAAAGTGAGAGTGTTGTGAAAAGTATTGACTTTTTAGACGAACATTTTTCAAAAGCTGTCGAAACGATTTATCATACAAAAGGAAGGCTGATTGTAACGGGGATTGGGAAAAGTGCACATATCGGAGCCAAAATCGTAGCTACCTTAAACTCTACGGGAACTCCAGCAGTATTTTTACACGCAGCCGAAGCTGTACATGGAGATTTGGGAATGATAACCCAAGACGATACTATATTATGTATATCAAAAAGTGGAAATAGCCCCGAAATAAAAGCATTGGTGCCTTTGTTGAAAAGAGATGGCAATCCGTTGATTGGTATGACGGCTGATGAAAATTCTTTTTTAGGAAAAGAATCAGATTTTGTAATTAACTGTTTTGTAGAAAGAGAAATTTGTCCCAACAATTTAGCACCGACCAATAGTACGGTTGTACAATTGGCGTTGGGAGATGCCATTGCCATTTGTCTGATGAAAATGAGAAAATTTACGGCGGAAAATTTTGCAAAATTTCATCCAGGTGGATCTTTGGGAAAAAAATTGTTGCTAAAGGTAAAAGATATTTTTTCGGAAACGGCTCAGCCTAAAGTGAGTCCATCAGCGGGAATACAAGAAATAATTTACGAAATTTCGAGTAAACGATTGGGAGTAACCGCAGTCTTGGACAACCGACAATTGGTCGGTATTATTACCGATGGAGACATTCGACGCATGTTGGAAAAATCGGTGGATATATATAAGGTAAAAGCAGAAGAAATTATGACTAAAAATCCTCGTACGATATCATCCGATTTGTTGGTTTCAAACGCATTAAACGAAATGGAAAACAACAAAATCACGCAATTGGTTGTAATGGAGGGTACGGAGTACAAGGGAATTGTACATTTACATGACATATTAAAAGAAGGAATTGTATGA